DNA from Palaemon carinicauda isolate YSFRI2023 chromosome 26, ASM3689809v2, whole genome shotgun sequence:
GGTGCACTGATTGCACTAACAATATCCCCCCACCAGAAATATAATTGAATGAGATTACCATATAGTTCCAACATCCTTACCTGTTCCTTTCATCCTCTCTGCCAGTTCTACAGTGAAGAGAACATTGGCTAATTTAGTTTGTCCGTAACAAGCAAAAGTGCTGGGATAGGGTCTCTTTTCGAAATTCAGGTCATCAACCACCAAATTCTTACAAAAGAAATGACCATCTGAGGAGACATTAACGACTCTGCTTGGGGCACTTTTCTTCAGAAGATCTGCAATGGTTATGAGGCATTATTGAAATAAAAGTTGCAACTAGATTACGTGAGAAGTGTATACCCTAAAAAAGAATAGTTGTCGAATATACTGTATTTGCACATTCACTAAGATTTGAACACGGTAGATAAATAAGTTTCCCAAAATATAGTAACGAGTACATAAGTGTGTCTAAAgtgaatatttaaaattaatggCATTTACAGACCTTCCATTATTTTCACAAAGAAAGTTTGTTCTTCAGTACAATATGAGTGACTTTTAGGCGGATCTAAGAGTCAAAAGTATATCATATCTTATAAATTTGATTTATTGCTTCTGCATTTACTGACAGAATTCGTAGATAACCATGGCGTATGTAACTATAACAAAATGTTTGTGTGTTTTCctgtgaaattatataaatatttattaatctattttgaaattcCCGTGAAATTTCTGCTGTTTCGAATACAACTTATTCGCACTTTGGAAACTTTACTTCCATGGTCTTGTCAAGGCATTTTGAAAACTTTCATACTTTATTCATATCATTTATCACATTAtaaaattgtttttgttttgtatttttccgTTTTTCACCATCTTTAATAGGTAGAGATACAAATAAACATCAGCTATTGATACACTTGTTTGTTTCTGCCAAGTGAACGGTTTAAACTTAATGGAACGTGCCAATAAAGTTATCAATTCTTCAAATTTAAAACGTCAGTTGACTGTGTTCTGAATCTTAAACCTCTGGTAGTTTTAGAGTTGATAAATGTAACTCGTTTTTAATAATTGATGTgatgacaaatttaaaaaaacacaATACTACCAGTTTATCCAAATATATAAAAATGGCAGCATGTAAAATCTACGACCATAAATAAAGATTTCAAAATTCTCCCGTCAACAGAGTCTCTTCAACTTGTTGGTTCAAATGCAATACGGTCAAGGGGAATCTGTTCTTCTCTTTagacaaatttttctttttttgaatagtCATAGCCACTGACCTAAAAGCATGTTGGTCAGAAGGAAGTGCCCGAAGTGATTGGTTGCCATCGTCAGTTCCAGACCATCTGAAGTTAGAGTTTTCACTGAGGGAGCTACTATCCCTGCGTTATTTACCTGTTTGTATGAAATAAAATGTAAACTATTAGTAAAGTCCACGACTAAAACCaagttcactactactactactactactactactactactactattactactactactactactactactaataataataataataattattattattattattctatctaccatggcactttcccaaattttgggaggtaagcgacataaaaaaaaagaaacatgaaggGATTTTGTTTTACAATGTTCTTCTTTGCTTGAGGATAGACTCGGCTGAGTTTTATTGGTATTGCTGGGGTACCACAGCCCATCCTCCTCGTTTTCCACtccaatgaagcttcatatgctgactacCCCACTGCCGCTACCTTGGCGTCAACCTAGGTGacccgaggtagcagcagggcctatacaAACTGTGTCACAGttgctcaccattcatttctattcgtAGCACGCTCTTTGGTCTTTTTCACATCAATCCTCATATCACCTAGGGCATTCTtaactctatccatccacccaaatcttgccattcctcttgcacttctctcatcaactcttgtattcatcacccttTTCAGCAGACAACCATTTCCACCCTctatacatggccaaaccacctcaacacattcatatccactctagctgctaagtcaattctcacacccgttctcaccctcactgcttTGTTCCTAACCACATCCAATCGAGATACACTAGCTATACTCCTCAGTCACTTCATCACGAACACAtgcaatttctgtctccgtcatttctattccccacaactccgatccatacatcactggtGGTACATTcacttctcatacagaactctttaatTTCATCCTTAACCCTCTATTCTCAAccattcccttcactgcccccaacactttacatccttcattcattctctgacataCATCTCTTCCTATTTGAATTTTTGCAGCAACGGCAAAACCTAAGTACGTAGACTgacctacttcctcaagtaactctatgCATTCACCATggtagcaccaccctccctttttgtgcatctcataacctttctcttacctacattaactcgtAAATTtcatctctcacacacccttccaaactctgttacTAATCGACACGGCTTCTCCTCCGAGTCTAGCCTACAACCAATACAGTACAATACACAAACAACACCTGATTCACCACCCACTCATGATTACTCTCATctctcagtttcaatcctcgaccaagtactcgagcattcacctcttttacAGCTCCATCCACAAACAAATTAGACAACCATGGCGACaaaacacatccctgtctcaaccacACTCTCCCTGAAAATCCAttgctcacttcattccctatgcTAACACATGCTTTAATGTCTATGTATAAACTCATCGCtacttgcaacaatcttccattaATTCCACATCGTATCCCTATCAACTCTTACCTCTCCTAAAGCCACTctgtacttcaaagattgcatcctctgttttatccttaatactattaataaatgctcaaccttacacttttccaactgtACTCATCAAACTAGTACCCAAAgcattacaatactcatgcacaccTCCCTTACCTTTGTCTAGcggaacaatacacgcacacaaCTAGTACAGTGGCACCATttaaaacataaaacatatattaaacaatctcaccaatgcTAAGTAGTAAgtagtatatacctatatatatatatatatatatatatatatatatatatatatatatatatatatatatatatatatacagtattacttttATATACGAATGCCTATGAATGCGAGCAAATTGGTATGCAAGCATGAAAGTTCAAATTAGTAAGCAAGTATCGCATCGGTGTGTAGGCAAATGTTTCCCTCCATGTGAGAGATTATTTTTTGACAAGTTCTGCACATTTGAGATTAACCCACGTTGCTAAAATCTGTCTCCATTACGCCAAGATGGAGAGCTCCATAAAAAGAGTGACCTTAAACCGCCCATCCGTAAACACAGGGATAACAGCACATGGGTAGTACATAATGCGCACATCAGAAATGAAGAGGATACCCTTCATGACTTCGCATGAGACCAGCAGAGCGTTGCCATGTACTTAATTTTTCAAATAACTGTCAGTCATGTCAACTGAATTGTTTTACTATATCATTTTTACTTTTCCTTAAGAATGATTGATTTGTATCATTTCTGATGTAAAGGGTTAATGCATTGagtgaatttcatttatttcttatgggaaaattgtTTTTAGTTCGCAAACAAGCTTCCAAAATGTATTAACCTCGTATAGCAAGGTGTCATTGAGTTTAtaattacatatacgtatatatatatatatatatatatatatatatatatatatatatatatatatatataatgtatatgtatatatatatgtatatatatatatatatatatatatatatatatatatatatacattatatatatatatatatatatatatatatatatatatatatatatatatatatgtatgtatacatatatatttatataatagatttatatgaaatatatccacatttacacttatacacacttgtaAACAGAGCTGGtaacactgtatacagtatatatatatatatatatatatatatatatatatatatatatatatatatatatatatatatatatatatatatgattgtaaatgTCTGTTATAtgtaatagatataaatatttgtgtCTGGTAATTATGACAGTTTCAACATACGGGCAATTTGAACTAGCATCCCTAGGCTACTTAGCTACATAGAGATAGCATTTCGTGATTCTTTCCTTCTGTAAAATTTTGGAGACCATTGTACATACAGTAAAATAAATGCAGTCTATTACATTAAAGTAACAAGTTCCGAAGTTCAGATGCAACATACCAGAATGTGAAGTTCCTTTTCAGTGTCGATAATTTCCTTGGCGAACTTCCTGACGGAGGCGAGGTCTGAGGTGTCCAGTTGCTTGACGTAGACTTGGCCATTTCCAGTCGTTCCAATGATTTCATCTTTCGAAAGacattaattttaaagttaatataaaCTTCTATAGCtacatgagaatatttttttttcttttgctattatATTACTCTATTTGATTGAATCTAAATATTTCTAGATTAATACTAACCGTTTTATCTTTATTGTCTTTAATAACTTGTCAAAAATTCAAATGCAAATTTAAAAGAAtggaaaattgataaaattttaaaCTTTAAGAATGGAACTAGTATTGAAAAAACAGCACCTTCAAATAATCAATTAAGGAATTAGTGTTTATAAAGAATATATGGCTAAAGTATGCCCCATTTTAGTGAAACTTCCATCTAAGCATGTTTTAGCGACCTGGATCCAgtgcaatctattttttttttaaatttgatgtcATGAAAAAAATCAATTTGCAACAAACCTGCTACTTTTTGTGCCTTTTGCACATTTCTGCATGCAAGAATGACACGTGCCCCTCGGCGAGCAAGATCTCTTGCTGTTTCTTTGCCAATACCTAGAAAACAATTAAGTATTTTATAACTTTTTCATTATATCAAGTCATCATAAGTAGATATCTATGACAGAGTGAAATTATAATCAAGAATCAAGCCTTAATATCATAAGCAAAGtcatatgtgacgggccgagagagggttgtgaactcaaaggcaggatgcaatcaactgagttgtatattaaggaacactctcctttatatacaactcagttgattgcatcctgcctttgagttcacaaccctctctcggcccgtcacattggtgaccccggagtgaccggagtgactcgctcctcccgcctccccccccccccccttctccctccttcgtcacacatAATAATGATTGGAAATCATGGATTCTCTAAGTATCTTGGTCATTAAAATAACGTCAAAGATTCTTCAGATGTCATGATTATTAGCAAATTGAGGTAGATTACAACATGATCTTTAAATAGGGCCTTATCCATTAATATCATTTTATTGAAAAATTGTAAATAGTTGGATCTACGGTTAATCAAGATCACGATTACCGACTGGAACCGAAAAAAAAAGtcgaaggaaaaagggagaaaattaAACAGTCTGAATTAATGCCAACAGCAGCAAACTATCCCGAGATTCTCAGTTTGGGAATATAATACAAACCTATATTAAATCAAAACAACTTACAAACAATTCCAATAGCCCTTTacatggaagaaatgatgaataaatCAATGTAAAATCAAGAGAGTCGAAGGTCACACACCTGCAGAGGAGCCAGTTACAATGGCAGTTTTGCCATCCAACAACTTCTTCGATGTGCAGACCCCTGACCGTCTTTTGTAAATGACCCGAACGGCCACAACAAAGCAAATTATTCCAGTTATCCAGAGCCACATGGTCAAATGATTACCTGGAAGACATGATCACGTGATTTATAAAAGCAATAAGTGGAAAATTTCCTCAACCATTACATACAAACTGTAACCAGTAAGGTGattttgagtctttttatagtttatttatgacatgtttgtttttgatgttgttaatagtttatatgtgacatgtctgttttgacgttattacttttttttagaatgatttattgttaatttgttctcttcatttatttatttccttatttcctttcctcactgggctagttttccctgttggagcccctgggcttatagcatcttgcttttccaactagggttgtagcttggatagtaataataataataataataataataataataatattaataaaggtcAAATTTAGAAAAGTTTGTTATTAAAGAATAATTGCTGATATTCATCACTTTGTAAATGTTAATCCACATACTTAACTTCGTCAAAGTTATTTGACCTTTAAGGGTCAAATAAGTTAAGTATCTATATAAGTAATTTCCTGTTACATCTCAATAACAAACATATGCTACAAATAATCAAAGAGTTTTAAATGATCTCACATTCCAACAGTTTGCAGCTTTGTTCTTTTATCTCTAAAGGTCAAATTTAGAAAAGTTTATTATCAAAGAACAATTGCTGATATTCATCACCTTGAAAATGTTAAATCAAATACAGAGTTTTGTCAAAATCATGTTATCTTCATAAGTAACCCTTATGGGCTGTAGAAGGTAAGCATCACTATTAGTAATTTTCTATTACATCTCACTGTCAAATAATTAGAAAGCTTTAAATGATCTCATATGCCAACAGTTCGCATCCTTGACCTTTTATCTTTAAAGGTCAAATTCTGTAAACTTGATTATTGGAAAATTTCTGTTGAAATTTACTATAATGAAAACTACAATACAAATATAAAGTCAATTTCGGCATTTTTAAACTGTCCTATTATATATCTGTAACATGTCCACATCTGACAAAAATGGTTATGATTGAAGAATAAATTGGAAAATTATAAGCAAAAGTAAAACTGGAGTAGCTTATTAAAATTCACACCAATAACAAAGGATACAAGATAAATGCTGAATAAAGTGTTATAGTATAAATCGTCATTTGCCATATATGTAACATGATAGGATTACTGGTTACTCTTCATTGCTTTTTAAAAGATTAAATGTGCGTTTCTCCATTTCTCCACCTCTACAATATATGACAGTTGCAACCCGAACTACTTTCATAATCTTCGATAAGCCCAAAATATTTAATCTTTATCATGTACTCTTGGCCTTTCGCCTGTACTATCTGCAGTTAATTGTCAGATTCTGATGGCCATTATCTTCTACTGATTGAGCGTTATCAGAATGTTtgttcatcatcatcaagtacggggtgttcgatgtcgaacggccgtggccctctgcacaaaacttctccattcattccggtcttgagccttcctttccaacaccaccatcgttagcccgcacatctccttgatattgtcactcaatctagttttaggccttcctctcggtcttgtaccatagactgattgTTACAAGTTCTTTCAAATTTTAAACAATATGGAATCAACACAAGAAAATATGGGAATTCAATATAAACAGAAACTCACAAAAATACAGTATGTTTATTCCCATCCATATTTAATATGAAAATGGATTGCTGTTTCCACTTTGCTTTCATTGACACAAATTGACATAAATGCAAAGTTATGAGTAGAGGGAACAGACTGGAAAGAACAAATAAAGATACTTGGAACAGCGAGTTGATGAGTTCTTCTCCATGGCTAGGACTTTCGGCTTAAAAGATAATAATTTTATTGTGGTTTTGGACTTGAAGATGTCAAAGATGGAACAGCAAATGCTATTTCTCTCAAATTTTGGAGATTTTGTAAATGGGAGGGCAGGAAGGACTGACTACTTCTCTTCACCAGCAGGAAGGGTTAGCAGCTTCTCTTCATCAATGAGCGTACACTTACCTCTTAGTCTTGGGCATGACAAGATTTTTGGAGATACATGTTTGTAATCCAAAAGGAAGATTCCCGTCATAACCTGGCTTTGTCATACCTCTGGTTTATGGCCCTTGTTTTCTACCTTTCTTGGACAGTCTCTTCTGGAAGCATGTATGTCCCTGTACTGGTGGAGCTAATATCGACAATCATCATTCCCATATAAGGAGTTCAATCATTTTAGGAAAACTGATTGGTTTCTTTAAAAATGCCCATTTTGGTAGCACCATAGAAGCTTCTAGAACAAATCTTTTGATGCAATCTCGACCCAATTGCACCATATAACGAAAGCATGGTATTGTAGATCACAAGTTGTCGTTTCCACAAGAACGAGTTTTCTTAGAATCTCGTTTTGGCTCCGAAGTGTTGACAACTACGCATAACTGAGGTTATGACATTTTCGCATAAACACTATACTCAGTGAAGCATAAAACAGCCAATAGAGATGGGGACCTAGTTTTGAACGGATTCCCCAACTAGTGCCATGTCTCCACAGATCACTAACCAGCTCTTCAACCCGTCTCCCTTACTATCTGTCTCTCTAATACTCCTTCACCTATTTAACACCAATTCTCTCTGCTTATCCCTTTTAATACGTGCTCGTTCATATGGTCTTATGActatttttacaaataatattaTCTTAATTACCTTTTATCCTTTATTAAGCTTTATTTTCATAATGTCATGCTTATCCCTTCTAATACGTGCTCGTTCATATGGTCTTATGACTGTTTTTACAAATAATATCTTAATTACCTTTTATCCTTTATTAAGCTTTATTTTCATAATGTCATGCTTATCCCTTCTAATACGTGCTCGTTCATATGGTCTTATGACTGTTTTtacaaataatattatattaattaccTTTTATCCTTTATTAAGCTTTATTTTCATAATGTCACCTTCTTGCTcgtaagtccttgtatataaactcgatgattgtttaataaagttctcCCTCACACTATCCAAGACCTACAGAATAGTCTTTCTGTAGATCTTGGTACTATCACTAGAGTAGCCGACTCGAAGGTAGAAAGATGATATAAGagagaaattattaatgaaaaaaatcacACTTAACCAAAGCAAATTTTAACATCCATGTATTATAGTTTAAATATTAGGGCCAAGGTCTCCTTAGATCTTCGACTCAACTCCAATCCCTTAAAAGATCAAAAGTTACATTCTACCTGTCTTGAAAATTAATCACTTTTTGTCAAACACAATGCCAACCCTTGATCCAAAAAACAAATACAAGATACATTGTGATCCAAAAAACAAATACAAGATATATTGGTATATAGCAGTTTGTTAATCAAACAAAAAAACGACCAGGAATAGGCTACAATTTCTTCTCGATGATATATTTATGGCCTTCGACGAACAGCATAATCAAACTCCAAGTATTTTATAACATTCAGGTATCAATGAATACGAATTGATCACGAAATAATCTATAAACTAACCTTGATTCCTGATGACACGAATAGAGTTTTGTTCCGAGTGTTGTGACTATGTTTACACAGACAGAAAACGTACAAAGCCGTTACTTTGAACCAAGGTCTAAAGAATGCCTTGGGAAGAACAGCTACATTCCTTGTTGCACGCTACTACTACAACACTGTTTATGTGAATGAAGCTGTAGCTTGTAGTTGTGCTGCCAACCGGGAGGTCTGGGTAACAGGGGTTGGTGATGTACGATAAGTGATGGTGCTGTTCAAGGTCATAAAACTTGAACCGATATAAGTTCTATTTCGGggttatgattattatcatgaaTGATAGAATATTCAAAAGAATGGAGAAAATAtaccgtcatatatatatacagtatatatattatatatatatatatatatatatatgtatatatatacagtatatatatatatatatatatatatatatatatatatatatatatatatatatatatatatactgtatctatatatatatatatatatatatatatatatatatatatatatatatatatatatatctatatatatagatatatatatatatatatatatatatatatatatatatatatatctatatatatatatctatatatatatatatatatatatatatatatatgt
Protein-coding regions in this window:
- the LOC137619556 gene encoding retinol dehydrogenase 11-like, which gives rise to MWLWITGIICFVVAVRVIYKRRSGVCTSKKLLDGKTAIVTGSSAGIGKETARDLARRGARVILACRNVQKAQKVADEIIGTTGNGQVYVKQLDTSDLASVRKFAKEIIDTEKELHILVNNAGIVAPSVKTLTSDGLELTMATNHFGHFLLTNMLLDLLKKSAPSRVVNVSSDGHFFCKNLVVDDLNFEKRPYPSTFACYGQTKLANVLFTVELAERMKGTGVTTNSLHPGAVNTEIFFKTNKITDYMFGYLFKLMAKDETLGAQTTIHLAVSEDVENISGEYFADCKIAKRSEQAKDRGLAKKLWEMSEMAVNLTQEDLHYAGK